Part of the Candidatus Omnitrophota bacterium genome is shown below.
CACGGGTTCCAGCTCGGGCTCGTTAACTACACGAGATCACTGGACGGTCTTCAGATAGGTCTCGGTAACTACAACGGCAATAAAGAGCCGATGGAGTTCATGGTCCTTGTAAATTGGGCTTTTTGAGCCAACGCGGAGGATGGTATGAATAAAATATATATCCCGTTGATCGCCGCTGCATTGATCTTCATCGCCTCTTATGCCTACTGCGAGGAGAGCGGCCCGCCCGACAGCGACTACGGCAGATACCGGCTCCAGGAGATCAAGGTCGGCAACGAGATGGTGCCGTTCCTTATCGATACCGCTACCGGTAAGATATGGATGTACCAGTCCGATATCAGCACGAAGAAGAGGTTTGTGGGGATGAGCGTCGAAGGGATAGCGTACAGCGGTGACGAGAAGGACCAGGAACGCCTCAATAAACAGATAGAGCAATGGCATTTCAATAACTTCATAGATAAGGCCACCAAGGGAGTGAGAGAGAAGATATTCAGCGACTTCAGTTACGACCCCGACGTCGAGAAGGCCGAGAGGATATATTATAAACTGAAGAACAAAAAATGATCTTCTCTCCCGGCGGATAAGAATGGCATTCCATAAAGCCCCTAGGAGGAAGAGATTTCTCCCTTTCTATAAACCCGCCCTGGGTAAAGACGAAGAAAAAGAGATCATCGCGGTGCTGCGCTCGGGATGGCTCGGGAGAGGCCCGCGCACCGAAGAGTTCGAGGACGCCTTCAGGCGGTACGTCAGGAGCCGCCATGCGGTGGGTGTCAACTCCTGTACGGCAGGACTCCACCTTTCACTCGCCGCCCTCGGGATCGGAGAAGGTGATGAGGTCATCACGACACCGATGACCTTCCCGGCGACCGCGAACGCGATAATACACCAGGGCGCTACGCCCGTATTCGCAGATGTGGAAAAGGACACTTTTAATATCGACCCGGAGCGCATAGAGCCGACGATAACCAAAAGGACGAAGGCGGTGATAGTGGTCCATTTTGCCGGCCATCCGTGTGAAATGGATAAGATAACGGCCATAGCTAGGAGGCGCGGCCTATTTGTGATAGAAGACGCGTCACATGCGCTCGGTTCCAGCTATCGCGGCAAAAAGATCGGCAGCATGGGCGACCTCGCGTGTTTCAGTTTTTATGCGACAAAGAATATAACCACCGGCGAAGGCGGGATGGTTACTACAGATGACGGGCAGCTGGCCGCGAAGATAAGGTTATTGAGCAGGCACGGTATAAGTATGGACGCGGGGGAAAGGAAGACGAAGAGGGGATATGAGCACTGGGAGGCCATTCTACCCGGCTATAAATATAATATGTGCGACCTTCAGGCGGCCTTAGGTCTGGCCCAGCTCCGGAAGATAAAAAAGTTGCTCGCCCTCCGGAAAAAGTATTTCCGGATTTACAATGAAATGTTAAGCACGGTCCCGGAGATCATTACGCCTGTCACGAGAGAAGGGGTGGAGCATTCTCACCACCTTTATGCGGTAATAACGAGATCCGAAGACCTCTCGATAGGCCGCGACGGCATATTGAATATCCTCTTCAGGAGAAAGATAGGCGCAGGGGTCCATTACCGCGCTTTGCACCTGCAGCGTCTTTACAGAGACCGGTATAAATTCAGCCGGAACGCCTTTCCGGTAGCCGAATATATCTCAGATAGGACGCTGTCGCTTCCCCTTTATCCGGCAATGACGGAAGATGACGTCTCCTGCGTAGCCGAAAATATAAAAGAGATCATCGGTATCCACCGGAAAAGGGGTTCCCGCCCGGGGACACATGAAAATAGAGCATCTTGACAAAAAAGACATATCCGTTATAGAGCCGCTTCTGCTCAACTATCCTTTTAACGACTACCGGCGCTACCGGTCATTCAAAAAGGAATGGAGGGACAGGTGCTTTGCGGACCGGATTCGGCGCATGGCGGCGGAAGACGCGGTCCGCACGCTGGTCGCCTTTGACAGAGGAAAGGCGGTGGGCATCGTCTCTCTGGCAGGACTGCCGCTTGATTCGGAATGTTTCGGCTTCAAGATGGCGAAGATAGGATGCCTGATCGCCATCGGTGACCGCGACTCCGAGTTCAGGATCAAAGACGGTCTCATATCCGGCCTCAGCGGTGTATGCGAAGACGAAGGCATATGCCACATCTCCTGCAGGGTCGATACGTCGGATTTTTCGACTATACATGTGCTGGAAAAGAACAAATTTTACATAACGGACACTCTCGTTACATATATCTTTGACAAAAAGAGGGACCGTTTTCCGGCCCTGAAAACACTTTACAGCATAAGGCCCTGCGAAGAGAAGGATATTGAAACCCTGGAAAGATTGATCGAGAATAGTTTTCTGGATACCAGATATTATCAGGATAAGCATCTGTCCGAAGAAGGTGCCCATAAACTGTACAAAAAATGGGTCAGAAATAATTATGCCGACAAGGAACGGTGCGGTACCCTTGTGGCGGAATCGGGCAAAAGAATAGTGGGTTTCGGGACGGGGAGAAAGAATGAAGAACTGGAGAAACTCTGCGGGATAAAGATATTCGGGAGCGCGCTTTCCGCGGTCGTCCCTTCGGCGAAAGGGGCGTATCTCGCCCTGATCCAGAGATCGATCGAAAACAGCGTCATATCCCAATGGTATGACATATTTGAGTTCGATACCCAGATAAATAATTATGAGCCGGTAAGAATATGGCAAAAACTCGGTCTCTCTCCCGTCAGGTCAAGACATACGTTCCACAAATGGCGCAAAGAGGCATGAAGCACAGGTATATCATTATACTTGTTTTGCTGGGGGTCTCCTTCAGCATATATGCTTATTATCCGCAGCCCGCTTCGTCCCGTCTTCCGGTGAGCCCGGACGAGGCCCGTCATCTCATAAGCGCTTTAAAGTGTTGCTCCATCCTGAGGACCCCTTCCGCGGACATCCTGGAACGGATCGTGGATTCGAGTGACAATTATCCGCCGCTCTTCCCGCTCACCGGGGCCGTATTGCATGCATTCCTGGGCCTGTCGAAACGCGTAGCCGTATCCGCGAATATCCCGTATATCTTCATAATGCTATTTTCCGTCTATTTTACAGGCAAAAAGATGCGGGACGCGAAGACGGGACTCCTGGCCGCTTTTATCATGACGGCCTTTCCCATGACCCTTGCCATGTCGAGATATTTTATGCTGGAATTTTCTCTTACTGCCATGGTCTCTATGAGCGTCTGTTTACTTGTCTATTCCGATCTTTTTGACCGGAGGGCGTTCTCGCTTTTATTAGGGGTATCACTCGGCCTCGGGATGCTCACCAAACAGACGTTCGCGATCTTTGCCGCAGGGCCGGCCCTTGCAGTATTGTTATCAAAAAAAAAGAAGAACGTCCGGAACGTGATCCATACGC
Proteins encoded:
- a CDS encoding DegT/DnrJ/EryC1/StrS aminotransferase family protein, translating into MAFHKAPRRKRFLPFYKPALGKDEEKEIIAVLRSGWLGRGPRTEEFEDAFRRYVRSRHAVGVNSCTAGLHLSLAALGIGEGDEVITTPMTFPATANAIIHQGATPVFADVEKDTFNIDPERIEPTITKRTKAVIVVHFAGHPCEMDKITAIARRRGLFVIEDASHALGSSYRGKKIGSMGDLACFSFYATKNITTGEGGMVTTDDGQLAAKIRLLSRHGISMDAGERKTKRGYEHWEAILPGYKYNMCDLQAALGLAQLRKIKKLLALRKKYFRIYNEMLSTVPEIITPVTREGVEHSHHLYAVITRSEDLSIGRDGILNILFRRKIGAGVHYRALHLQRLYRDRYKFSRNAFPVAEYISDRTLSLPLYPAMTEDDVSCVAENIKEIIGIHRKRGSRPGTHENRAS